In the Tachyglossus aculeatus isolate mTacAcu1 chromosome 6, mTacAcu1.pri, whole genome shotgun sequence genome, aactgaagcccagagaagtttagtgatttgaccagtcacacagcagacaagtggagaagttggaactagaacccaggtccaaagtAGTTCAGCTAATAACCCATTGAGTAGGCTAGATAAAGAAAAATATGTTCTCATTTGATAAAATCCATCAGTTCAGTCAGAGGCAGAGTAGAGACTTCTCCCCCCcagccacccccccaaaaaaaaccaatATAGAACTCATTTGTAgtctaggaggggatgaggttgcCAATTAGAAAaatctccccctctttctttatGACCTCAGTTTCTACACTGGGGGCATTTGCTCCATCAGCAGATGTAACCATCAGTTCTCAAAGGAATCAAAACCTTGGATTTAGGAAAATTCTTCCTCCAGAAATGGTCTCAAAGATAAAGAATCCATTTGGGTCTAACTTAGAAGGCTGTGAAGTGTTCTAGGATGGTTGCTTTTCAATCAGATTTTTTCAGCTCTTTCACCATCACTGGATAGAGAATCGGCTTCTTTTGATTATCTCTGAAAAGTGATAGACTAAATTAAGCTAACATCTTTGGCACTAATTTCCTTCAGAACTTTGAATCCTGAAGGCGTACTACTTTCCTAGCAGGTGATTTCCTCatttgaaagaaagaaaataaaaacaggagGAAACTGTAGTGAGAATTTCAATTCCACCTGCTTCCAAAAAAGCAGAGACAGTTCCACCCACTCAAAAAAAAGCAGAGATCTTACTTACCTTTCCTGATCAAGAAAACCTAATTCCACCCTAATTTGAACTGCCCTCAGTGACCTAATGACCTCAGACTAGAGACCAGGTTATCCACAGATCCCAGCTCTGAGGAATACCCAGATTGTGTTGGGTACCTCCTGGAAATTATACCATCTGTTCCTTGCCAGAAGATGGTTAAGGACCAGGAATCCTGGGGACCACTCCAAGTAATTCCCATCCAGTGCCCTTAGAGTCAGAACTCATTGGGATTGTACTTTCTAAAATTCAAGCTGTCTTTCCTTTGTCTTGGTTCCACAGGCAGGaaaaatgaatgaactgagagagGCCAACTATACTGAGGTCACAGAATTCATTCTGGTTGGACTTTCCAATCAACCCAAAAGTCAAATCATTTTCTTCTGTATCTTGCTCAATCTCTATCTGGGAACCATTGTGGGAAACATCCTTATCATTATGGTAGTGTGGAAAGAACCTCGACTTCACACCCCAATGTATTTCTTCCTGTGCAATCTGTCCTTTGTTGACCTGTGTTCCACCACCACCACGGTGCCTCTGACCCTTGTCAACTGCCTGAGAGACTGCCCCACTATCACATATAATGACTGCTATGCCCAAATGACCATCTCCGTCTTCTGGAGTATCACCGAGTGCTGGCTGTTGGCTGTCATGGCTTATGACCGATTCGTCGCCATATCGAACCCCTTGCGTTACACGCTGATCATGACAATGAGGGCTTGTTTCCAGATTGCCGCTATCATGTGGATAAGTACCTTCCTGCTGGCCCTAATTCCTACTGTTACCATACCGGTTCGATTCTGTGCAGGGTACAATGCAGTAAACCATTTTGTATGTGAGTTGGAAGCTGTCTTTAAGCTGGTCTGCTCAGACACCACTGTCAGTGAGATCCTGATGCTGATAAACTCGATCTTCATCTTGCCCCTCCCCTTTCTGTTCATTCTCCTCTCTTATGTCCGGATCGTGGTGGCCGTCTTGAAAATCCCCTCCACAGCTGGGCGGtggaaagctttctccacctgtggatcGCACCTGACTGTGGTGACCATCTACTATGGGACCCTCATCTCCCTGTATCTTAAACCTCAGAACAAAGATAGTAAGGACCAGGATAAAATCATCTCTGTATTTTATGGAACAGTGATCCCCATGATGAACCCTCTGATTTATACGCTGAGAAACAAGGATATGATAGGAGCCTTGAGAAAGGCAGTTGGGAAAACCAAGCAAGTAAGGCTGTCAGTGTGAATTCTCTGACATATAATGCTGAGTTGAGGCTTACTTGAGAAACAGGTATAATTCATTACAGGAAGAAAACAAACTAGAATTGATCCATCAGGGCATTTGGAGGGTGCCAGATTCTaagtctggctccgccacttgctgtgggacctagagGAAGTCCCTtactttatctgtgcctcagtttcctcatctgtaaaatggagattccatacccATGCTGtgtcctacttacactgtgagcccaatgtggtacagagactgtctgatttgattaccctagtgtttagtacactacATGGCCCATATATGCctaaaaccacaattatcatgatgCTCATATCTTTCAATGATATATTATACATTacatagttatattaatgtctctctcccactctggaatataagcttgttgtaggcaaggaacgtgttGCCAGCTCTGTTGGATcgaatgctcccaagcgcttaacacacagtactcagcccatagtaagtgcttaaatgccactttTGTTATTCTTCACAGGGTCAGGCGGGGTTGGGCAAGGGGGGAATTGGTGTgtctgtgtttctgtgtgtgtgcttTCACTCAGCATGGAGGGGCAGAAACATGAGGACTAGCGGAAGCAGAGACACCTAGTGAGTTGGAGAGAGTGCCCTACAACTGGACAGAAAGGAACAAGGTAACTGAGAGCTACCTTCTGTCCCTAGAGCCCACtaaccccctccctccatctctttgtTTTTTCTCAAAATTCTCCTCTATTCCTAgtccccagcaggcaaggggcttcCCAAGCTGGAACCTGTAGAGCGGCCAATGGCTGAGCTCTCTTGAAAAGGGGCAATTCTCCCCTTTTGGGGCCCCTTAGGAAGGAGGAGCAGATATTATAATTCCCCTAATTAGGGAAATTAGAGAAGCTGACCCCAAAGAAGGGAAACTCAGAGAGGCTGGATAGTTACTCACAGATCTAAATACGGTGACATTTCATTTCAAAGTTAATCTCTCGGGTGAGCCCTCTCAGGTTTATCAAGTCCAAAGAATTAAGGGTTTTCCCCCTTTAAATCTTTGAGGATCTGGAGTTGTGGGGAAGGCAGGATGGGGCAACAACCAAGTGTAAACCCAGCCACATTTCCTCTCGGCTTCAGTCCAAGGGACACCTACTACACCAAATGGGAGAAAAATACTGAAGCCACCTTGGTCTTGGCCTAGGTCTTGGTCTATCTAggtcctctcccaccccttcagTGCTGCATGAAGCTCTGCTGTTCAAATGTTCCTGCAGGGAGTTGAGctgtggagagacagacacacagaggaaACAGAAGGCATTTCTGCAGGGCCCCTTGTACCTGATTTGGTTGGGGGGGATATAAATTATCCCCAGT is a window encoding:
- the LOC119929583 gene encoding olfactory receptor 13H1-like, which gives rise to MNELREANYTEVTEFILVGLSNQPKSQIIFFCILLNLYLGTIVGNILIIMVVWKEPRLHTPMYFFLCNLSFVDLCSTTTTVPLTLVNCLRDCPTITYNDCYAQMTISVFWSITECWLLAVMAYDRFVAISNPLRYTLIMTMRACFQIAAIMWISTFLLALIPTVTIPVRFCAGYNAVNHFVCELEAVFKLVCSDTTVSEILMLINSIFILPLPFLFILLSYVRIVVAVLKIPSTAGRWKAFSTCGSHLTVVTIYYGTLISLYLKPQNKDSKDQDKIISVFYGTVIPMMNPLIYTLRNKDMIGALRKAVGKTKQVRLHLCLEVPLSWAMMPCADPGSNWSVWCEASFQLVSPGCTFLDLESSDPDLSDSKEALKQYSGGLEFLSPEWVDSTVGLGSERSFGGGELPASLTSPGTRRSSGGNTSPQKTSLNVNVS